DNA from Rhodothermales bacterium:
ATCACCGACGGCGAACCGCAGATACAGGTAGTCGCCGGCTGTCAATGTCGGCCGCCTCTGCTGCTGGCCAATCAGGTCATCGCGTAGAAAGGCGAGCTCGGCAGCACCCTCCGACACGTCTACGATTTTCAGACTACCCACATACGCTGTATCGCTGAAAGCGTCGACAATGGCGTGCTCGTCGAGACCCTGCTCCCGACCCGCCTGCACGTGAAAGGATGTGGGCGAGGTGCGGTTGATTCTGGCACGGATGAATCCGTCCTGCCCCTGCGCGGGAGTGGCGACAAACAGCGTCGACACGACGAATGTTGCAACAGTCAGACTGGCTGTGGCCAGGGTCGACCGGGCGGCACCGCTTCCGATGTTGACTAATGCCGATAGTAGGTGGTTCATGTTTTGCAGCCTCCTGAATTCATGCTGCCGTTACCCGTGGTCCGAGCCGTGCCTCACACGAAGAGATCAATTTCTCCGTGATGTGAGCGCGACCGGATCTGGTGGTGCTCAGGTGAATGTGCCGGGCCATGGTGAGCGCGGCGAAAGATTGTATCCGATCGTAGTCCGAGGGACCGCCGTGCGCCAGATAGCTCTGACAGAATGCTTCGCAAACGCTGTCTAGCGCGTGCTCGTGCCCGAATCGGCGAAGCGACCATTCGACGATGTGTCCCACAAAGTTACCGGCGTCGATCGCTGCGTCACCAACCGCGTACAAATCGAAATCGATGAAGTAGATCCGCTCCCGGTCGACAATGATGTTGTCCGGATGGAAGTCACGATGAATCCCCCGTACGGGCTGTACGGAGAGTCCTGCGAACAGTCTCCGCGCCGCCTCCCCGATTCGACGTACGCGTTTCGCATCGTCGGGTCGCAACGCTTCGAATCGACCCAGTCGATCCGTCAGGATGGTCAACTCATCGTCGAGCGTATGAGTCCGCTTCGTGAGCGGTTCGACCAGATGCAGGCGGGCGAGTGAACGCCCGATCTGCGCAGCGACTGAGGGCGCAGACGACGACTCGATCCACGACGACGAACTCCGGTCGTCGATCCGGCGATAGAGACTCATGTGCAACTCGGGTACCGTCGCCACCGGCTCGGGCACAGCGAACGACTCGTTGCCATCGGCACGAAATCCAAGGTCGTGAAGCTTCGTCGTTACGTCGAAGGATCGACGGTCCAGCCCTTTAACCCTGACCTTCCCGACCACATCTCGGCGCGGATCAGGTCCGTTGTATTCGACGACAAATCGTCTTCCCGCACGTCGCTTCAGCAGCCGTGCGGACGCCATCGAAGGAAGGGCGGGATGAGACGGATTTTCATTGCTCAGACGTGCGAACACAAGGTGCATGTGATCCGCATCGAGCGCTTTCGTTAGGAGAGCGGCATCTGCTGCTTCTGCCGCATCGGTGATATCCGTCTGACGATCGCCTGCACTAGATCTTTCGCGCGAGGACGTCCGGGATAGAACGCTGTGTCGGCGTGCCGCGGGGTTCTCAAGCAGCTTCTCACATCGGTCGAGGATGGAGCCGACGCCATCATGCCAGTCGGGTTCGCCCCGCCGAAACGGCGTGAGCGCGAGCTGGAGCAGAACGAGCGACGTCAGCGCGGAAAAGTCGGCTGTGATCTCCCCGCCTTCGCGACGGTATCCATCCACCAGCGTATGCAGGAGATGCTCAGCACCGGCGGCATCGATCTGGCCGGAGCTGGTGTCCAGTTCAAGGTGCGCCGCAAACGTGGCGAGGTCGATCTGCGGCCGTCCCGCGGCCGATCGATCGAAGTCGAGAAAGTGAACATCCCGCTCCGTCAGGATAATCTGTTCAGCGTTAAAATCTCCATGCAGGA
Protein-coding regions in this window:
- a CDS encoding phosphotransferase: MRRQARDTTPRGPATDDNGGFMMLPPHELHLAERDAVLPGLRVLLDADAVRDLLESRTGESFEGLRRMYVRYKPGMNLLVGYGRDGAIECYAKTFREADRVKLDKVRERDAFDDDRFARFVIEDPAIVLAPFPADAKLPALSRLHSDRGMRHLARMAKVKRRRLTVERLRYKPERRFVGQIRERDIPVASFKTYTDRGFERARKGLQVAHGRNDVKTPDVLAIAPRLRTILFRWVSGRSLHDRLLEGSWPVDGIEAVGGALSRLHTLPPEGLSVWSTSRIGEFTAEARAAIEVLMPGRAGQLDRLVQRALAGIVDAPGSPRFLHGDFNAEQIILTERDVHFLDFDRSAAGRPQIDLATFAAHLELDTSSGQIDAAGAEHLLHTLVDGYRREGGEITADFSALTSLVLLQLALTPFRRGEPDWHDGVGSILDRCEKLLENPAARRHSVLSRTSSRERSSAGDRQTDITDAAEAADAALLTKALDADHMHLVFARLSNENPSHPALPSMASARLLKRRAGRRFVVEYNGPDPRRDVVGKVRVKGLDRRSFDVTTKLHDLGFRADGNESFAVPEPVATVPELHMSLYRRIDDRSSSSWIESSSAPSVAAQIGRSLARLHLVEPLTKRTHTLDDELTILTDRLGRFEALRPDDAKRVRRIGEAARRLFAGLSVQPVRGIHRDFHPDNIIVDRERIYFIDFDLYAVGDAAIDAGNFVGHIVEWSLRRFGHEHALDSVCEAFCQSYLAHGGPSDYDRIQSFAALTMARHIHLSTTRSGRAHITEKLISSCEARLGPRVTAA